From a single Actinomycetota bacterium genomic region:
- a CDS encoding ABC transporter permease — MRMLLLKAWRDIMARKGQFLSLAALVAIGIMAYVTFLTGYYDLGASIERANSELKFADFNTKVLGAPESVGRRIERIPGVAAADARLVVDTAL, encoded by the coding sequence GTGAGGATGCTGCTGCTCAAGGCGTGGCGCGACATCATGGCCCGCAAGGGGCAGTTCCTGTCGCTCGCCGCGCTCGTCGCGATCGGCATCATGGCATACGTCACGTTCCTGACCGGCTACTACGACCTCGGCGCGTCCATCGAACGCGCGAACAGCGAGCTCAAGTTCGCCGACTTCAACACGAAAGTGCTCGGCGCGCCCGAGTCCGTCGGGCGCAGGATCGAACGCATCCCGGGAGTCGCCGCGGCCGACGCGCGCCTCGTCGTCGACACGGCGCTCG